The Diaphorobacter ruginosibacter genome contains a region encoding:
- a CDS encoding anion transporter, translating to MTATVLAIFGLVYLGMILGGLPFLQLDRTGIALLGAIAMIATEAVSVEQAARSIDLPTVLLLFAFMVVSAQMRLGGFYDWITVRLSALPVTPPALLGVLIAVVALLSAVFSNDIVCLAVAPVLVDACMRRSLDPIPFLLGLACAANIGSAATLIGNPQNMLIGQTLHMSFVGYAAEAAMPVLVGLVLTWAVIVARVGGQWQLAVSAQTEVRPESEAQALDRWQTAKGLLVALVILLLFLFAPWPREIVALAAAGVLLMSRRLHSSRMLGLIDWELLVLFMGLFVVNDALQRTGIPAQLVADSTALGLHLDHPAPLFGAAFVLSNIVSNVPAVMLLLPVAHHPFAGPLLALASTFAGNLLIVGSIANIIVVDAAARRGVVIDWRRHARIGVPVTMATMAVTALYLWWRMAG from the coding sequence ATGACTGCAACTGTGCTGGCGATTTTCGGATTGGTGTACCTTGGGATGATTCTTGGGGGCCTGCCGTTCCTGCAATTGGATCGCACCGGCATCGCGCTGCTTGGTGCGATCGCCATGATCGCCACCGAAGCGGTTTCCGTCGAGCAGGCCGCGCGCTCGATCGACCTGCCGACGGTGTTGCTGCTGTTTGCCTTCATGGTGGTGTCCGCGCAGATGCGTCTCGGGGGCTTCTATGACTGGATCACCGTGCGCCTGTCGGCGTTGCCAGTCACGCCGCCGGCGCTGTTGGGCGTGTTGATAGCGGTCGTGGCGCTGTTGTCTGCCGTGTTCAGCAACGACATCGTCTGCCTGGCCGTCGCTCCCGTGCTGGTGGATGCCTGCATGCGCCGCAGCCTGGACCCGATCCCTTTCCTGCTGGGCCTAGCATGTGCGGCCAATATCGGGTCGGCGGCCACCTTGATCGGCAATCCACAGAACATGCTCATTGGCCAGACTCTGCACATGTCCTTTGTAGGCTATGCGGCCGAAGCGGCCATGCCTGTGCTCGTCGGGCTGGTACTGACCTGGGCGGTGATCGTCGCCCGTGTCGGGGGGCAGTGGCAGCTTGCGGTCAGCGCGCAGACCGAGGTACGGCCGGAGTCCGAGGCGCAGGCCCTGGACCGCTGGCAGACCGCCAAGGGACTGCTCGTGGCGCTCGTGATCCTGCTGCTGTTCCTGTTTGCCCCCTGGCCGAGAGAGATTGTGGCGCTGGCCGCCGCCGGTGTGCTGCTGATGAGCCGGCGCCTGCATTCGAGCAGGATGCTGGGCCTGATCGACTGGGAGTTGCTGGTGCTCTTCATGGGCCTGTTCGTCGTGAACGATGCACTGCAACGCACCGGCATCCCGGCGCAGCTGGTGGCGGATTCGACAGCGCTGGGCCTTCATCTGGACCACCCGGCTCCGCTGTTTGGGGCGGCTTTCGTGCTGTCCAATATCGTTTCCAACGTCCCTGCGGTGATGCTGCTGCTGCCTGTCGCCCACCACCCGTTCGCGGGGCCCTTGCTGGCCTTGGCGAGCACCTTTGCCGGCAACCTGCTCATCGTTGGCAGCATCGCCAACATCATCGTCGTCGATGCCGCGGCGCGCCGCGGGGTCGTCATCGACTGGCGGCGTCACGCCCGCATCGGCGTACCTGTGACGATGGCCACCATGGCCGTGACGGCGCTTTACCTGTGGTGGCGGATGGCCGGTTGA
- a CDS encoding GNAT family N-acetyltransferase has protein sequence MNTNSSAALVIRRLSSAEWPQAFSVISELRKLEEADFLRRALRQSHSGYELVGAFRGSELIGVLGMRPVHTLARGAYLHVDDLVVAAEARGSGTGDALMEFAEADARAREMSAVVLDARPESVAFYERRDFVLHPAPTMKKIL, from the coding sequence ATGAATACGAACTCCAGCGCCGCTCTCGTCATTCGACGACTTTCCTCAGCTGAATGGCCCCAAGCCTTCTCTGTTATCTCGGAGTTGCGCAAGCTTGAAGAAGCCGATTTTCTCCGAAGGGCCCTCAGACAATCCCATTCCGGGTATGAATTGGTCGGAGCCTTCAGGGGCAGCGAACTTATCGGCGTCTTGGGAATGCGACCAGTCCACACCTTGGCACGCGGAGCGTATCTGCATGTCGATGATTTGGTGGTCGCAGCGGAAGCACGGGGAAGCGGTACAGGAGATGCCCTGATGGAATTTGCTGAGGCGGATGCACGCGCACGCGAAATGAGTGCCGTAGTTCTCGACGCGAGACCAGAATCCGTCGCGTTCTATGAGCGTCGAGATTTCGTGCTTCATCCTGCGCCGACGATGAAAAAGATCCTCTAA